In one Nostoc cf. commune SO-36 genomic region, the following are encoded:
- a CDS encoding pentapeptide repeat-containing protein, whose translation MPQDFSGQNLRGRSFKGQNLVGANFSGADIRGADFTGAILRGTNFSNAKAGLQKSWASFLICVSWLLSGISGFFLAITGGLIVSVFNSSTLETNVSGWTALVVALIGAVALALAFAFTVALVVAFASALDLAGAFSFGVSVALAVILVVAVALAIALVFAFSFALALPFAITVAVGLVVTVALGLDLAEALIFAIALVFAVAGAVAGALVFAIALVFILVRSGAASIVFLGAGGLSFAVTFVIAFTVVIFSTYIAKSAMKGDEKYAIIRNITLAFATFSGTSFRNADLTDANFTGVILKSTDFRKAILTRTF comes from the coding sequence ATGCCCCAAGACTTTTCCGGTCAAAATCTTAGAGGTCGTTCTTTTAAAGGTCAAAACTTAGTTGGGGCAAACTTTAGTGGTGCGGATATTCGAGGAGCAGATTTTACGGGTGCTATTCTAAGAGGGACTAACTTTAGCAATGCAAAAGCTGGACTGCAAAAGAGTTGGGCTAGTTTTCTAATTTGTGTTTCGTGGTTGCTCTCTGGAATTTCAGGATTTTTCTTAGCCATTACTGGAGGCTTGATAGTTTCTGTATTTAATAGCTCAACTTTAGAAACTAATGTTTCAGGCTGGACTGCCTTAGTCGTTGCCCTCATCGGAGCCGTCGCCCTTGCCTTAGCTTTCGCTTTCACCGTCGCCCTCGTTGTTGCCTTTGCCTCAGCCTTGGATTTAGCCGGGGCCTTTTCCTTCGGTGTCTCCGTCGCCTTAGCCGTTATCTTAGTGGTTGCCGTCGCTCTCGCCATCGCCTTAGTTTTTGCCTTTTCCTTCGCCCTCGCCTTGCCCTTTGCCATTACCGTTGCTGTTGGACTCGTTGTTACTGTCGCATTAGGATTGGACTTAGCTGAAGCCTTAATCTTCGCCATTGCCTTGGTCTTCGCCGTCGCTGGAGCCGTCGCTGGAGCCTTAGTTTTCGCCATTGCGTTGGTTTTCATCTTAGTCAGAAGTGGAGCCGCATCCATCGTCTTCCTCGGAGCCGGAGGTTTGTCCTTCGCCGTCACCTTCGTCATCGCTTTTACCGTAGTTATATTTAGTACTTACATTGCTAAGAGTGCAATGAAAGGAGATGAAAAATACGCCATTATTCGCAACATTACTCTTGCTTTTGCAACCTTTAGTGGTACAAGTTTTCGCAACGCTGATTTAACTGATGCTAATTTTACGGGAGTTATACTTAAAAGTACGGATTTTAGAAAAGCTATTCTGACTCGTACTTTTTGA
- a CDS encoding thiamine phosphate synthase — protein MKETIKPFKKIAIFDIFSRENSEKIGSDKSKIAAQVNKWVNRAISNSADSCYIRLYEANRENIDIIIENLSYKKLQIILPFSLNYKSSLVSAFHFREKDQIKMPEAKSNNILFGKSCHSLKSIKEAEYEGLDYVFFSPIFATPTHPEAKGIGLDMLTQACKSTQMKVFALGGINENNYQKCLDAGASGIAAISMFKK, from the coding sequence ATGAAAGAAACAATAAAACCTTTTAAAAAAATCGCCATATTTGATATTTTCTCAAGAGAGAATTCCGAAAAAATTGGTTCTGATAAATCAAAAATTGCTGCTCAAGTTAATAAGTGGGTAAACAGAGCTATCAGCAACAGTGCAGATTCGTGTTATATCAGATTATATGAGGCAAATAGAGAAAATATAGATATAATTATTGAGAATCTATCCTACAAGAAATTGCAAATTATTTTACCATTTTCTCTAAATTATAAATCTTCTTTAGTTAGTGCTTTTCATTTTAGAGAAAAAGACCAAATTAAAATGCCAGAGGCAAAAAGCAATAATATACTGTTTGGAAAATCATGTCATTCATTAAAATCTATAAAAGAGGCAGAGTATGAGGGATTAGACTATGTATTTTTTTCGCCGATTTTTGCAACCCCAACTCATCCAGAAGCGAAAGGTATTGGTCTAGATATGCTCACTCAAGCTTGCAAATCAACACAAATGAAAGTCTTTGCTCTTGGGGGAATTAACGAAAACAATTATCAAAAATGTCTTGATGCTGGTGCGTCTGGTATTGCAGCAATTAGTATGTTTAAAAAATAA
- a CDS encoding phytanoyl-CoA dioxygenase family protein produces the protein MGGLYGDGIIGLKGAFEPTWADRLGKDIEALFCEALARPGGAVGRGPNRYYVEIHPERIGGFLDLVTHPWVVAVSTGVLGEDYKIVEIGFDVPLTGSMNQPWHRDFPAPEATLTGRRLNSLAFNLTTVDVEEDMGPFEIALGTQWDRPIGFKHEMFPPKSLYSRYQERTVRKLPKRGDISVRSALTIHRGTANQSQKSRPALVLGVDAPDAQNAERHDLQFTQSYYETIPVEHRKHFACRIVDALEPIVQAHTIEGLVMGEA, from the coding sequence ATGGGCGGACTCTACGGCGATGGGATCATTGGATTAAAAGGCGCATTCGAGCCGACGTGGGCAGATCGCCTTGGTAAGGATATTGAGGCTCTTTTCTGTGAAGCGCTTGCGCGTCCGGGAGGAGCAGTGGGGCGCGGGCCCAACCGATACTACGTAGAGATTCACCCGGAGAGGATCGGGGGATTTCTCGATCTCGTTACACATCCTTGGGTAGTGGCAGTGTCAACCGGAGTGCTTGGAGAGGACTACAAAATCGTGGAGATTGGGTTCGACGTGCCTCTGACTGGCTCCATGAATCAGCCCTGGCACCGCGACTTTCCCGCGCCGGAAGCCACTCTGACAGGACGCAGGCTCAACTCGCTTGCCTTCAACTTGACCACGGTGGATGTCGAAGAGGACATGGGTCCGTTCGAGATAGCGCTCGGTACTCAGTGGGATCGGCCAATTGGCTTCAAACACGAAATGTTTCCGCCTAAATCTCTTTATAGCCGATACCAGGAGCGCACCGTGAGGAAGCTCCCAAAGCGTGGAGATATATCTGTCCGGTCAGCGCTGACCATTCATCGGGGTACAGCTAACCAATCCCAAAAATCGCGGCCAGCGCTAGTGCTTGGTGTGGATGCTCCAGATGCCCAAAACGCAGAGCGGCACGATCTCCAGTTTACTCAGTCTTACTACGAGACTATCCCTGTAGAACACCGAAAGCACTTCGCCTGCCGGATCGTTGACGCACTAGAACCTATCGTACAAGCGCATACGATCGAAGGACTCGTCATGGGGGAGGCTTAA
- a CDS encoding alpha-L-fucosidase — translation MINNWFNTARLGMFIHWGHSSQQGCELSWPLAGGVFSLPFCKDIPVEKYHSTANTFNPQEYNPQEWAYLAKSLGMKYAILTAKHHNGFALFHTQESDFSIASAPYKKDIVREFTEAMRSVGLRIGLYFSLSDWHHPDYPAFTEADKPYRFDQLPQPTAQQWERYIQFMFNQIRELLTNYGQIDIIWFDGSWERTPEQWQAQKLAKMIRDLQPNILINDRLPNCGDFETPEQFIPPHPPAHPWETCLTINESWGYNSDDCNFKSSRQLIHTMCEVAGIGGNLLLNVSPMGNGQIPPEQLERLQDIADWMSQHSESILDTTPGLEPWQFYGPSTRKGNRIYLHLLMKPYETISVRGIPIKQVKSVFLLADGTALTYISRCAIMDSIFNPNPLGELTIDVPESVINLYVTVICIEIDS, via the coding sequence ATGATAAATAATTGGTTTAATACAGCTCGATTAGGGATGTTTATTCATTGGGGACATAGTTCTCAGCAAGGATGTGAGTTATCTTGGCCGTTAGCTGGGGGTGTATTCAGCCTGCCTTTTTGCAAAGATATCCCAGTTGAGAAATATCACTCCACAGCTAATACTTTCAATCCACAGGAATACAATCCTCAAGAATGGGCATATTTAGCAAAAAGTCTAGGAATGAAATATGCCATATTAACAGCCAAGCATCATAATGGTTTTGCCCTATTCCATACCCAAGAATCAGACTTTTCAATTGCATCTGCACCTTACAAAAAAGATATAGTACGTGAATTTACTGAAGCGATGCGCTCTGTAGGATTGCGTATTGGTCTTTATTTTTCGCTTAGTGACTGGCATCATCCTGACTATCCTGCTTTTACAGAGGCAGATAAACCTTATCGCTTTGACCAGCTACCTCAACCTACAGCGCAACAGTGGGAGCGGTATATCCAATTTATGTTCAATCAGATACGAGAATTATTGACCAACTATGGTCAAATTGACATCATTTGGTTTGACGGAAGTTGGGAACGCACTCCAGAGCAATGGCAGGCTCAAAAATTAGCAAAAATGATTCGTGATTTACAACCTAATATTCTCATTAATGATCGTCTGCCAAATTGTGGAGACTTTGAAACTCCTGAGCAGTTTATTCCTCCTCACCCACCTGCTCATCCTTGGGAAACCTGTCTGACTATTAACGAGAGTTGGGGATACAATTCAGATGATTGCAACTTCAAATCGTCTCGTCAATTGATTCATACAATGTGCGAAGTAGCAGGCATTGGAGGCAACCTCTTGCTTAATGTTAGTCCAATGGGTAATGGACAAATCCCTCCTGAGCAGTTAGAACGGCTTCAAGATATAGCAGATTGGATGTCTCAGCACTCTGAAAGTATACTTGATACAACACCAGGGTTAGAACCTTGGCAATTTTATGGCCCCTCAACTCGTAAGGGCAATCGCATTTATCTACACCTATTAATGAAACCTTACGAAACAATATCAGTTAGGGGTATACCAATAAAACAAGTAAAATCAGTGTTTCTTCTGGCTGATGGTACAGCACTAACCTACATAAGTCGCTGTGCAATTATGGATTCTATCTTCAATCCTAATCCGTTAGGAGAATTAACAATTGATGTACCTGAATCAGTAATTAATCTATACGTTACAGTAATTTGTATTGAGATTGATTCTTGA
- a CDS encoding DUF6671 family protein yields the protein MATPSSPPQASLTFQENHRNCEFCQFPTTLPLTAIYQCKKCGFNQEKLFPNGIEFANQAQCMYCNP from the coding sequence ATTGCGACGCCGAGTAGCCCGCCGCAGGCATCGCTCACTTTCCAAGAGAATCATCGCAACTGTGAATTTTGTCAGTTTCCAACCACCTTGCCACTAACCGCAATTTATCAATGTAAAAAATGTGGGTTTAATCAAGAAAAACTATTTCCTAATGGTATAGAATTTGCGAATCAAGCCCAATGTATGTACTGTAATCCGTAG
- a CDS encoding cysteine hydrolase family protein has translation MSEILLVVDMQNGFMPEKCRHIIPTVINLIERFLEAGKLVGFTKFINTADSNYVKLIH, from the coding sequence ATGAGCGAAATCCTTCTTGTAGTAGATATGCAAAATGGTTTTATGCCTGAAAAATGCAGACATATTATTCCTACTGTCATTAATCTAATTGAGCGTTTTTTAGAGGCTGGTAAACTTGTTGGATTTACAAAATTTATCAATACTGCTGACAGTAATTATGTGAAGCTAATTCATTGA
- a CDS encoding isochorismatase family protein: MIHEPETSIIGELQPYIYNIFDKPYYSAFTESFSSFILINQISKIYLCGVETDSCIFKTAIDSFERGIEPVIIEDACFSAGGQQAHDAGIFLLKRNIGKNQIQMSNQILEKIS; the protein is encoded by the coding sequence TTGATACACGAACCAGAAACGAGTATTATTGGTGAACTTCAGCCATATATATATAACATTTTTGATAAACCTTATTACTCTGCATTTACGGAAAGTTTTTCGAGTTTTATTTTAATTAATCAAATCAGCAAAATATATCTTTGTGGAGTTGAAACTGATAGCTGTATTTTCAAGACAGCAATTGACTCTTTTGAGCGCGGTATTGAACCAGTAATTATCGAGGATGCTTGCTTTAGTGCTGGTGGTCAGCAAGCGCATGATGCAGGTATTTTCTTACTCAAACGTAATATCGGAAAAAACCAAATTCAGATGAGTAATCAGATTCTTGAGAAGATATCATAA
- a CDS encoding NADH:flavin oxidoreductase/NADH oxidase: MTTENLTTSLSSPAQTELEFIDSPGCQSTALHDSDVPEVDLFSPLKIRDITLPDRIAMSPMCQYSAEDGFANDWHFVHLGSRATGGTGLIVVEATAVTAQGRITPGDLGLWDDMHIESLARIVRFLRQQGAIAGIQLAHAGRKASCDVPWQGGAPLTSEQGGWPVVGASPISFQEGGPVPIALDEEGIEEVIEAFVATTQRALQAGFEIIEIHAAHGYLLHSFLSPLSNQRTDRYGGSLENRMRLLLEVTRRIREVLPSGMPLFVRLSATDWVEGGWDIKQSVILSRELKELGVDLIDVSTGGLVPHARIPVQTGYQVPFAAKIREEAGIRTGAVGLIREAEYANQLITRGCADLVLVGREMLRDPYWSIRARYSLDEEPNWPLPYGYAVKQKRRGK; this comes from the coding sequence ATGACTACAGAAAACCTAACTACCTCACTATCATCCCCAGCCCAGACTGAATTAGAATTTATAGATTCCCCCGGTTGTCAATCAACGGCTCTGCACGATTCTGATGTACCGGAAGTGGACTTGTTTAGTCCACTGAAAATTCGAGATATCACTCTGCCCGATCGCATAGCGATGTCACCAATGTGTCAATACTCGGCAGAGGATGGATTCGCCAATGATTGGCACTTCGTCCATTTGGGGAGTCGGGCTACTGGAGGTACTGGGCTGATTGTAGTAGAAGCTACAGCCGTGACAGCCCAAGGACGAATCACCCCTGGCGATCTTGGTCTTTGGGACGATATGCACATTGAGTCACTAGCTCGGATTGTACGCTTCCTTCGCCAACAAGGAGCGATCGCAGGGATTCAATTAGCCCATGCTGGCCGGAAAGCGAGTTGTGATGTTCCCTGGCAGGGTGGCGCACCGCTAACATCTGAACAAGGAGGTTGGCCGGTAGTGGGAGCAAGCCCAATTTCGTTTCAAGAGGGTGGCCCCGTTCCCATAGCCCTCGATGAGGAGGGGATTGAGGAGGTGATTGAAGCCTTTGTTGCCACAACCCAGCGTGCGCTGCAAGCGGGCTTTGAAATTATCGAAATCCACGCGGCTCATGGATATTTACTGCATTCTTTTCTTTCGCCGCTAAGTAATCAACGAACAGATCGTTATGGAGGTTCGTTGGAGAACCGAATGCGTTTGTTACTGGAGGTGACAAGACGAATACGTGAAGTTCTGCCAAGCGGGATGCCGCTTTTTGTGCGCCTCTCTGCTACCGACTGGGTAGAGGGAGGTTGGGATATCAAGCAGTCAGTTATATTATCCCGTGAACTAAAGGAATTAGGCGTTGATTTAATCGATGTTTCCACAGGAGGCTTAGTCCCTCATGCCAGGATTCCCGTACAGACAGGTTATCAAGTGCCTTTTGCTGCCAAAATCCGAGAAGAGGCTGGGATTAGGACAGGGGCTGTGGGGTTGATTAGGGAGGCTGAGTATGCTAACCAATTAATTACTCGTGGATGTGCAGATTTGGTTCTCGTCGGTCGAGAAATGCTCCGCGATCCATATTGGTCGATTCGGGCGCGTTACAGCTTGGATGAGGAACCGAACTGGCCTTTACCCTACGGCTATGCAGTTAAACAAAAGAGACGGGGGAAATAA
- a CDS encoding DUF3110 domain-containing protein — translation MSKLEKTMQVKVLATTLTLATCSWFTTPAFALIEAPAVREIRQNQLYPASASRIGVSLISQAINKTVYVLIFNSHTDHEGIHTIFFNGRNKVLMFESASDANDFAKNIVKEKPADLNIPTPVVEAINSQEIITFCQTAGYDYELISTGSKIEPPLTWVEKLSIPSRTK, via the coding sequence ATGAGTAAATTAGAGAAAACTATGCAAGTAAAAGTTTTGGCTACTACACTTACGCTTGCTACTTGTTCTTGGTTTACAACACCTGCATTCGCCCTAATTGAAGCTCCTGCTGTTAGAGAGATTAGGCAAAATCAACTTTATCCAGCTTCCGCTTCCAGGATTGGTGTTAGTCTTATTAGCCAAGCTATTAATAAGACTGTATATGTTTTAATATTCAACTCTCATACTGACCATGAAGGAATCCATACGATTTTTTTTAATGGTCGCAACAAAGTATTGATGTTTGAATCAGCCTCGGATGCAAACGACTTTGCTAAAAATATAGTTAAGGAAAAACCAGCCGATTTGAATATTCCAACACCAGTTGTCGAAGCTATCAATTCTCAAGAAATCATAACTTTTTGTCAAACGGCTGGTTATGACTACGAGTTAATTTCTACTGGAAGTAAAATAGAACCGCCTTTAACTTGGGTTGAGAAGCTATCAATTCCGTCCAGAACTAAATAG
- a CDS encoding NUDIX hydrolase has product MMQDLEILDIVDENDCVIGQKKRSEIYSQGLCNFRVVNAFAVNSLGQLWIPRRSAQKRIFPLCLDVSMGGHVESGETYEDALQRELEEELNLNLNMLNTQLLGYLTPYQYQVSAFMKVYEITLDCEPNYNKNDFIESFWLYPSDLIEWLNKGEPAKSDLMKLVQMFYIHTKYIIRVRQAYRL; this is encoded by the coding sequence ATGATGCAAGATTTGGAAATACTTGACATTGTAGATGAAAATGATTGCGTTATCGGACAAAAGAAACGCTCAGAAATATATAGTCAAGGGCTGTGCAATTTTAGAGTTGTCAATGCTTTTGCTGTTAATTCACTAGGACAACTTTGGATACCTCGCCGTTCTGCACAAAAACGAATTTTTCCCCTTTGTCTTGATGTCAGCATGGGTGGTCATGTGGAAAGTGGAGAAACTTACGAAGATGCTCTGCAACGTGAACTCGAAGAAGAATTAAACTTAAATTTAAACATGCTTAATACGCAGTTATTGGGTTATCTAACACCATATCAATATCAAGTATCTGCTTTTATGAAAGTTTATGAAATTACATTAGATTGTGAACCAAATTACAATAAGAATGATTTTATTGAAAGTTTTTGGTTATACCCTTCTGATTTAATAGAATGGTTGAATAAAGGTGAACCTGCAAAAAGCGACTTGATGAAACTTGTGCAGATGTTTTATATCCATACCAAATATATAATAAGGGTTCGCCAAGCCTATCGATTGTGA
- a CDS encoding 5'-nucleotidase, lipoprotein e(P4) family yields the protein MSKLPSKFFAVPALLPVLLLSQLQQDSQKDISNLQLNEQSMLAVNWVQQSGEYRALTYQAFNIAKLTFDTAKSKNIARPAIIVDIDETVLDNSPYQAGLLDTNNGFQLTTWNQWIKAEKAKSVPGAVELVNYVNKNGGKVFFISNRDEKSAKNSKITDLEIATINNLKAVGFTGVNEQTVLLKGEFTKIIDGKENTSKQWRVDAVKNGSADGKRYTVIALIGDNLNDFDETIGKNNQQRRDHVDNNRKNYGMFNITKGIVKPAYIAIPNPMYGNWETGIYNPLAFKKQSSFDMSPGERNQQRKESLNRWLAK from the coding sequence ATGTCTAAATTGCCCTCTAAATTCTTTGCTGTTCCCGCGTTATTACCAGTGCTACTACTGTCACAATTACAACAAGATTCGCAAAAAGATATTAGTAACCTTCAATTAAATGAGCAATCAATGTTGGCAGTTAATTGGGTGCAACAATCTGGAGAATATAGAGCATTAACTTATCAAGCGTTCAATATAGCCAAACTCACTTTTGATACCGCTAAATCAAAAAATATTGCCCGTCCCGCCATCATTGTTGATATTGATGAAACAGTTCTTGATAATAGCCCCTATCAAGCAGGGTTATTAGATACTAATAATGGGTTTCAACTTACTACTTGGAATCAATGGATTAAAGCAGAAAAAGCTAAATCTGTACCGGGAGCAGTTGAATTAGTTAATTATGTAAATAAAAATGGTGGTAAGGTATTTTTTATTTCCAATCGAGATGAAAAAAGTGCTAAAAATTCTAAAATAACCGATTTAGAAATAGCTACTATCAATAATTTAAAAGCAGTGGGATTCACAGGAGTCAATGAACAGACAGTATTGTTAAAAGGAGAGTTTACTAAAATAATTGACGGCAAAGAAAATACCTCTAAACAATGGCGAGTAGACGCTGTTAAAAATGGCAGTGCTGATGGAAAAAGATATACAGTAATTGCCTTGATTGGTGATAACCTCAATGACTTTGATGAAACCATAGGCAAGAATAACCAACAACGACGTGATCATGTAGACAATAACCGGAAAAATTACGGTATGTTTAATATCACAAAAGGGATAGTTAAACCTGCTTACATTGCAATACCTAATCCTATGTATGGAAACTGGGAAACAGGAATTTATAACCCCCTAGCATTTAAAAAACAAAGTTCTTTTGATATGAGTCCAGGAGAAAGAAATCAACAACGCAAAGAATCTTTAAATCGGTGGTTGGCGAAGTAA
- a CDS encoding PhnD/SsuA/transferrin family substrate-binding protein: MKVLLPEETELQGFEKNLKTTLEQAKLAGYALMGFQFREALGSKLHEIDALVVMEPGVFVCLEAKGYKGKWTGSANERWFSDTQEIKAVGGNPYKQVERYSLVIKDKLQSRIFRDIKFWVNYFVVAPDETRFDVEGAAINTFQPGKSVSICHVSKIEQVLGSIRTNEEVAAKFNEVGIKKIISELIGISLEELEKIIIAQSPEPSISVETTPEQVTEPPPISVETTPEKVTEPTRTNKSILLTCLIGLGILVTTGGTWNYFWNKRPCETATETRINGICYKDISKKPIEEKKIEVTTLTIGILSNPSYYQELTNYLRSQFGNKVQIVIDGDESISYEEARKRMINKEWDIAFTLSPILSVAAKNNDYHFAARMFPNNPPYYQATLFTKSTSSIKSLNDLKTTNTIALGDFNSASSFYVPAYDLFGKSLRVDMGHRSKDIKDLVKTGKADIGAGAYEAVASDKDLKIIHLSKQIPGANVYLSSKLSESDRQIITKVLLNAPDNIRKKANYSGGEEHDYSQLIKISQRTEEILKCANFQRNPVNFYCSDSSPEPKPSISPDTSEILGRVNGWSRQTNEIETFKLSGKDNTVYQIIVPRKILNQISGASNPIALQGKEVKITNVAPQKAQGGMFELKITEPNQLNILEDIPKSSIQSNYQVKQVDDGDTITVTDVSNQEIRVRFACIDTAEVPHSDTEKNSNNPADTNQFLWGNKAKERLKTLIQKGGSQVQLNIVDTDFYGRKVAEVRLPDNTLTQQILVKEGLAMVYRKYLKNCPSAGIVEQAEDEAKQQGLNIWADSQFTAPWYWRSQKKSSKKS, from the coding sequence ATGAAAGTGCTTTTACCAGAGGAAACAGAACTCCAAGGTTTTGAAAAAAATTTAAAAACAACTCTAGAGCAAGCAAAACTTGCAGGTTACGCCCTTATGGGTTTTCAATTTAGAGAGGCTCTTGGTTCAAAGTTACACGAAATTGATGCTTTGGTGGTAATGGAGCCAGGGGTATTTGTATGTTTAGAGGCAAAAGGATATAAAGGTAAGTGGACAGGAAGCGCCAACGAAAGATGGTTTTCTGATACTCAAGAAATTAAAGCAGTTGGCGGCAATCCATATAAACAAGTTGAACGATACAGCCTAGTTATAAAAGATAAGCTCCAGTCTCGTATATTTCGGGATATCAAATTCTGGGTCAATTATTTTGTTGTTGCCCCAGATGAAACAAGATTTGACGTAGAAGGTGCTGCTATTAATACCTTTCAACCTGGAAAGTCAGTATCAATTTGTCATGTATCTAAAATAGAACAGGTTTTAGGTAGTATTAGAACTAATGAAGAGGTTGCTGCAAAATTTAATGAAGTTGGTATTAAAAAAATTATTAGCGAACTCATAGGAATTTCACTAGAAGAACTTGAAAAAATTATAATTGCTCAGTCGCCTGAACCATCAATATCTGTTGAAACCACTCCAGAACAAGTTACTGAGCCACCACCAATATCCGTTGAAACGACTCCAGAAAAAGTTACTGAGCCAACTCGCACAAATAAATCTATTCTCCTAACTTGCTTGATAGGATTAGGAATATTGGTAACTACTGGCGGAACTTGGAATTATTTTTGGAATAAAAGACCATGCGAAACCGCTACAGAAACAAGAATAAATGGTATTTGTTATAAAGATATTTCTAAAAAACCTATTGAAGAAAAAAAAATAGAAGTAACCACTTTAACCATAGGAATTTTGAGTAACCCGAGTTACTATCAAGAACTAACAAACTACTTACGTTCTCAATTTGGTAATAAAGTACAAATAGTTATTGATGGTGATGAATCAATTTCTTATGAAGAAGCCCGAAAAAGGATGATAAATAAAGAATGGGATATTGCCTTTACTTTATCACCAATACTTTCTGTAGCTGCGAAAAATAACGATTATCATTTTGCAGCCCGAATGTTTCCAAATAATCCTCCATATTACCAGGCTACGTTATTCACAAAATCTACCAGTAGTATTAAATCTCTCAATGATTTAAAAACTACAAATACTATTGCTCTAGGCGATTTCAATTCAGCATCTAGTTTCTATGTACCTGCTTATGACTTATTTGGTAAAAGTCTCAGGGTAGATATGGGGCATCGAAGTAAAGATATTAAAGACTTAGTTAAAACTGGAAAAGCTGATATAGGTGCTGGTGCTTATGAGGCAGTTGCAAGTGACAAAGATTTAAAAATTATTCACTTAAGTAAGCAAATTCCTGGTGCTAATGTTTATTTATCATCTAAGCTTTCTGAATCTGACCGTCAGATAATTACAAAGGTTTTGCTAAATGCACCAGATAATATTAGAAAAAAAGCTAATTATAGTGGTGGGGAAGAACATGATTATTCACAATTAATAAAAATATCTCAAAGAACTGAAGAAATTCTAAAATGTGCAAATTTTCAACGAAATCCAGTTAATTTTTACTGTAGTGATAGTTCCCCAGAGCCAAAACCTAGTATTTCTCCTGATACTTCAGAAATATTAGGACGTGTTAATGGATGGAGTCGTCAAACTAATGAAATTGAAACTTTCAAGTTGTCAGGAAAAGATAATACAGTTTACCAAATAATTGTACCTCGAAAAATTCTTAATCAAATTTCCGGTGCTTCTAATCCAATTGCCTTACAAGGTAAAGAAGTCAAAATCACAAATGTTGCGCCCCAAAAAGCACAAGGAGGAATGTTTGAATTAAAAATTACAGAGCCTAATCAATTAAATATATTAGAAGATATACCAAAATCTTCTATACAGTCAAACTATCAAGTCAAGCAAGTCGATGACGGCGATACAATAACAGTCACTGATGTATCTAATCAAGAAATCAGAGTGAGGTTTGCTTGTATAGATACCGCAGAAGTACCTCATTCGGATACAGAAAAAAACAGTAATAACCCTGCTGATACAAATCAGTTTTTATGGGGCAATAAAGCTAAAGAGCGACTAAAAACATTAATACAAAAAGGTGGTAGTCAAGTACAACTAAATATAGTAGATACCGATTTTTATGGTCGTAAAGTCGCTGAAGTCCGCTTACCAGATAATACTTTAACTCAACAGATATTAGTTAAAGAAGGATTAGCTATGGTTTATCGAAAATACCTGAAAAACTGCCCTAGTGCTGGTATTGTGGAACAGGCTGAAGACGAAGCTAAACAACAAGGTTTAAATATTTGGGCAGATTCACAGTTTACTGCACCTTGGTATTGGCGATCGCAGAAAAAATCTTCAAAAAAATCGTAA
- a CDS encoding SMP family protein, translating to MSKHNQKFHTVKENGIIILHSNHLGDILEVNINKEKRRFYGIREDGSLIEHDSDCGNDFAQPVMLYKIYYCFENDTWGVGYRIKDTKEKKWMDGFKTAREAWLYREALIADDIAKR from the coding sequence ATGTCTAAGCATAACCAAAAATTTCATACTGTCAAAGAAAATGGAATTATTATTTTACACTCAAACCATTTAGGGGATATTTTAGAGGTTAACATCAACAAAGAAAAGCGTCGATTTTACGGTATTAGAGAAGATGGTTCCTTGATAGAACATGACAGTGATTGCGGAAATGATTTTGCTCAACCCGTAATGCTTTATAAAATATACTATTGCTTTGAAAATGACACTTGGGGAGTAGGGTATCGAATTAAAGATACGAAAGAGAAAAAGTGGATGGATGGTTTTAAAACAGCTAGAGAAGCTTGGTTATATAGAGAAGCATTAATTGCCGATGATATAGCTAAAAGATAA